The proteins below come from a single Chitinophaga pinensis DSM 2588 genomic window:
- a CDS encoding SusC/RagA family TonB-linked outer membrane protein produces MYIPNPKAKWLCLLLCSAFSQVHVNAAPVIAKSVSPGAYGLFQQPVTETVTGIVRIYGKNGRPEAIPGINVIEKGTVNGTVTDAAGAYTLKVKKGATLTFSMIGYKSREMKASSAEPLNVILDEDVSALKEVVVTGYQTIDRKLFTGAAANVKASDIKRDGITDVSRMLEGQVAGVSVQNVSGTFGAAPKIRVRGATSITGDNKPLWVVDGVVLEDVINVSNEQLSTGNPSTLLGSSVAGLNPDDIESFQILKDAAATALYGARAMNGVVVVTTKKGKVGQPVISYTGNFSTYLKPTYDQFDIMKSDDQMAFYNELSLKGWLNHSDATRAENGGVYTKMYNLIDKYNATNGSFGLYNSPESKRQFLERYAKANTDWFDVLFRNSFMQEHSLSVSSGTDKSQLYVSTSFLQDQGWTMADKVKRFTGNVRANYNINDKVSFGFITQGVVRDQRVPGTLNRNSNAVSGQFDRDFDINPYSYALNTSRALTAYDEKGNLEYFTRNFAPFNIVNEMSNNYIDLTQLDIKLQGDFSYKILKNLKYTFLGNLRYVKSSQDHKIKENSNMPQAYRAAGDATIRSRNRFLYRNPDDPEAEPVVVLPYGGIYTTEDDYLVSYYFRNMIEWNKNWNDKHMVNFLGSQELRYANRQNRQFDGYGYQFDKGGVPFIDPNIIKQNVENNFNYYSISQNYDRYLAYLANAAYSYKGKYNFNASIRYDGSNLLGESRTARWLPTWNVSGSWNVDTEDFMRRQETVNRLTLRATYGLTGSMGNARNSSVVLQNRSAKRPYLSEIESVIYIQSLENSELTWEKQYETNVGIDAGLFQDRLTFTIDGYLRKGFDLIGPIRTSGIGGESVKIANYGDMKSHGVEATAAYKIVDNKTWGLRTQLTVGYNKGKITKLENLPIIWDLVVADGGATVGHPVRGLYSIPFEGLNPKDGTPLFTNQDGQKSGNVYLQSDKVNNLVYNGPVDPTLTGGWFNTLRYSNFSLSALVTYSTGNKIRLNPGFKQQYTDLDASSNDFLNRWTLPGDETRTDVPSVLDKLGNSLLDGAYPYNNYNYSTARVANGDFVRLKQVSVAYNLPPKMIRRAGFNNLSVSLVANNVWLIYADDRLNGQDPEFFNSGGVALPIPRQFTLSLKAGL; encoded by the coding sequence ATGTACATTCCAAACCCGAAAGCAAAGTGGCTATGCCTGCTTCTGTGCAGTGCATTCAGCCAGGTGCATGTAAATGCTGCCCCTGTCATTGCAAAAAGCGTTTCGCCCGGCGCCTATGGATTATTTCAACAGCCTGTTACTGAAACAGTTACCGGTATTGTAAGAATCTATGGAAAAAACGGTCGCCCCGAAGCCATCCCCGGTATTAACGTAATAGAAAAAGGTACTGTCAACGGGACTGTCACAGATGCCGCAGGCGCCTATACGTTAAAGGTAAAAAAGGGTGCTACGCTCACCTTCTCCATGATCGGGTATAAATCCCGCGAAATGAAAGCGTCGTCTGCAGAACCACTCAACGTCATCCTGGATGAAGATGTGAGCGCACTGAAAGAAGTCGTTGTAACCGGTTACCAGACGATCGACCGTAAACTTTTCACCGGTGCTGCCGCCAATGTAAAAGCATCCGACATCAAACGTGACGGTATCACCGATGTCAGCCGTATGCTGGAAGGCCAGGTAGCCGGTGTCAGCGTACAGAACGTATCCGGTACCTTCGGTGCGGCGCCTAAAATACGTGTACGCGGCGCCACCTCCATCACCGGCGATAATAAACCACTCTGGGTAGTGGACGGTGTCGTACTGGAAGACGTCATCAACGTATCCAACGAACAGCTCTCCACCGGTAACCCTTCTACCCTGCTCGGTTCCTCTGTAGCGGGCCTGAACCCGGACGATATCGAAAGCTTTCAGATCCTGAAAGATGCTGCCGCCACCGCCCTCTATGGTGCGCGTGCGATGAACGGCGTGGTAGTCGTAACGACGAAAAAAGGTAAGGTCGGTCAACCCGTAATTTCCTATACCGGCAACTTCTCCACCTACCTGAAACCTACTTACGATCAGTTCGACATCATGAAGTCGGATGATCAGATGGCTTTCTATAACGAACTGTCCCTGAAAGGATGGTTAAACCATTCTGATGCTACACGTGCCGAAAATGGCGGCGTCTACACCAAAATGTATAATCTGATCGATAAATACAACGCCACCAACGGCTCCTTCGGTCTGTATAACAGCCCTGAAAGCAAACGCCAGTTCCTTGAGCGTTACGCCAAAGCGAATACCGACTGGTTTGATGTATTGTTCCGCAACTCCTTTATGCAGGAACACTCGCTCAGCGTATCCTCCGGTACCGATAAATCTCAACTCTACGTCTCCACCAGCTTCCTGCAGGACCAGGGCTGGACAATGGCCGATAAAGTAAAACGCTTCACCGGTAACGTAAGAGCCAACTACAATATCAACGATAAAGTCTCCTTCGGTTTTATCACCCAGGGTGTCGTACGTGACCAGCGGGTACCTGGTACGCTGAACAGGAACAGTAATGCGGTAAGCGGACAATTCGACCGCGACTTTGACATCAATCCCTATAGTTACGCACTCAATACCAGCCGCGCCTTGACTGCCTACGATGAAAAAGGTAACCTGGAATACTTCACCCGCAACTTCGCTCCTTTCAATATCGTCAATGAAATGAGCAACAACTACATCGACCTGACCCAGCTCGATATCAAGTTGCAGGGCGACTTCTCCTATAAGATCCTGAAGAACCTGAAGTATACCTTCCTCGGTAACCTCCGCTATGTGAAATCCAGCCAGGATCACAAGATCAAGGAGAACTCCAATATGCCGCAGGCATACCGTGCAGCAGGCGATGCCACCATCCGCTCCCGTAACCGCTTCCTCTACCGCAACCCGGATGATCCGGAAGCAGAACCGGTAGTAGTGCTGCCCTACGGTGGTATCTATACAACGGAAGATGACTACCTGGTCAGCTACTATTTCCGTAACATGATCGAATGGAATAAAAACTGGAATGATAAACATATGGTGAACTTCCTCGGATCGCAGGAATTGCGCTATGCGAACCGTCAGAACAGGCAGTTTGACGGATATGGCTATCAGTTCGACAAAGGTGGCGTGCCCTTCATCGATCCGAATATCATCAAGCAGAACGTAGAAAACAACTTCAACTACTACAGCATCTCACAGAACTATGACCGCTACCTGGCCTACCTAGCCAATGCGGCTTACTCCTACAAAGGAAAGTATAACTTCAACGCCAGCATCCGCTACGATGGTTCCAACCTCCTCGGTGAATCCCGTACCGCACGCTGGTTACCTACCTGGAACGTCAGCGGTTCCTGGAACGTAGATACGGAAGACTTTATGCGCAGACAGGAAACCGTCAACCGACTGACACTCCGTGCCACTTACGGCCTGACGGGCAGTATGGGTAATGCCCGTAATTCCAGTGTCGTATTGCAGAACCGTAGCGCCAAACGCCCTTATCTTTCCGAAATAGAATCTGTTATTTATATCCAGAGCCTCGAAAACTCTGAATTAACCTGGGAGAAACAATACGAGACCAACGTTGGTATCGATGCGGGCCTGTTCCAGGACAGACTGACCTTCACCATCGACGGTTACCTGCGTAAAGGATTTGATCTGATCGGTCCGATCCGTACCTCCGGTATCGGTGGAGAAAGCGTAAAAATTGCCAACTACGGCGATATGAAATCTCATGGTGTGGAAGCTACTGCTGCCTACAAGATTGTCGATAACAAGACATGGGGGCTCCGGACGCAACTGACCGTTGGTTACAACAAAGGAAAAATTACCAAACTGGAAAATCTGCCGATTATATGGGATCTGGTAGTTGCAGATGGTGGCGCGACTGTTGGTCACCCGGTACGCGGACTGTACTCCATTCCGTTTGAAGGGCTGAACCCGAAAGATGGTACGCCTTTATTCACCAACCAGGACGGACAAAAAAGTGGTAACGTATACCTGCAAAGCGATAAGGTAAACAACCTGGTATACAATGGTCCGGTAGATCCTACCCTGACCGGCGGCTGGTTCAATACCCTCCGTTACAGCAACTTCTCCCTGTCAGCCCTGGTAACCTACAGCACGGGTAATAAGATCCGTCTGAACCCAGGTTTCAAACAGCAGTACACCGATCTGGATGCCAGTTCCAATGACTTCCTGAACCGCTGGACACTGCCGGGAGATGAAACCCGTACCGACGTACCTTCCGTACTGGATAAACTGGGCAACTCACTGCTGGACGGCGCATATCCGTACAACAACTACAACTACTCCACTGCTCGCGTAGCCAATGGCGATTTTGTAAGACTGAAACAGGTATCCGTCGCTTACAATCTTCCGCCAAAAATGATCCGCAGGGCAGGATTTAATAACCTGTCTGTCAGCCTGGTAGCCAATAACGTATGGCTGATCTATGCGGACGACCGTCTCAACGGACAGGATCCTGAATTCTTCAATTCCGGAGGTGTTGCACTGCCGATCCCAAGACAGTTCACCCTTTCCCTGAAAGCAGGTTTATAA
- a CDS encoding cation diffusion facilitator family transporter, producing the protein MQRRDLRVILISLIVSFVLTGTKFAAWFLTHSVAILSDALESIINVVAGAFACYSIYLTRKPKDENHPYGHGKVEFFSIGFEGAMIFIAGCLILFKAGQYFFIPTELNKLDKGVWLIAGTTLANLLLGLFLAREGKKLNSMTITGNGQHIMTDVYSSLGLIAALLIIHFTGWKWIDPAASALMGVLILRQGYQLLRTSISGLMDETDMRVVDKVIQVLSAHRGERWIDVHNMRVQQYGNNYHIDCHLTLPYYLELSDAHEELKAIERLVNDAFSSGEVEFFIHTDPCIPSCCHYCQMQNCPVRQEAFSGLIEWKRENVLPNRKHGE; encoded by the coding sequence TTGCAGAGAAGAGACTTACGCGTTATATTAATTTCACTGATCGTCAGTTTTGTTTTAACGGGGACCAAGTTTGCTGCCTGGTTCCTGACCCATTCTGTTGCCATCCTGTCTGATGCGCTGGAGTCCATTATCAATGTTGTGGCCGGGGCTTTTGCCTGTTACAGTATTTATCTTACCAGGAAACCGAAAGATGAAAATCATCCTTACGGGCATGGGAAGGTGGAGTTTTTTTCTATTGGTTTTGAAGGTGCGATGATCTTTATTGCCGGTTGTCTTATTCTTTTCAAGGCAGGGCAATACTTCTTTATTCCTACGGAACTGAATAAACTGGATAAGGGTGTCTGGCTGATAGCAGGTACGACGCTGGCCAATCTGTTACTGGGTCTTTTCCTGGCACGGGAGGGGAAGAAACTGAACTCTATGACTATTACTGGCAATGGTCAGCATATTATGACGGATGTTTATAGTAGTCTGGGATTGATCGCGGCTTTGCTGATTATACATTTTACCGGCTGGAAATGGATAGATCCGGCGGCGTCTGCGCTGATGGGTGTATTGATTTTACGTCAGGGGTATCAGTTGCTGCGGACTTCAATATCCGGTCTGATGGACGAAACGGATATGCGTGTAGTGGATAAGGTGATACAGGTGTTGTCTGCACATCGTGGGGAGCGCTGGATTGATGTGCATAATATGCGGGTGCAGCAATATGGTAATAATTATCACATTGACTGTCATCTGACTTTACCCTATTACCTGGAACTGAGTGACGCGCACGAGGAGTTAAAGGCGATTGAGCGGCTGGTCAATGATGCTTTTTCCTCCGGAGAAGTAGAATTTTTTATACATACGGACCCTTGTATTCCGTCCTGCTGTCATTATTGTCAGATGCAAAACTGTCCGGTGCGGCAGGAAGCCTTTTCGGGGCTTATTGAATGGAAGAGAGAGAACGTCCTGCCCAACAGAAAGCATGGGGAGTAA